The DNA window gtattcagtgaccgcccgtctcctccatcctcagtattcagtgatagcccgtctcctccgtcctcaatattcagtgaccgcccgtctcctccgtcctcagtattcagtgaccgcccgtctcctccgtcctcagtattcagtgaccgcccgtctcctccgtcctcagtattcagtgaccgcccgtctcctccgtcctcagtattcagtgaccgcccgtctcctccgtcctcagtattcagtgaccgcccgtctcctccgtcctcagtattcactgaccgcccgtctcctccgtcctcagtattcagtgaccgcccgtctcctccgtcctcagtattcagtgaccgcccgtctcctccgtcgtcagtattcagtgaccgcccgtctcctccgtcgtcagtattcagtgaccgcccgtctcctccgtcgtcagtattcagtgaccgcccgtctcctccgtcctcagtattcagtgaccgcccgtctcctccgtcctcagtattcagtgaacgcccgtctcctccgtcctcagtattcagtgaacgcccgtctcctccgtcctcagtattcagtgaacgCCCGTctactctgtcctcagtattcagtgaccacctgtctcctccatccttagtattcggtgacagcccatctcctccgtcctcagtgactgcccgtcgcctctgtcctcagtattcggtgaccgcccgtctcctccgtcctcagtattcagtgactgcccgcctcctccgtcctcagtattcagtgaccgcccgtctcctccgtcctcagtattcagtgaccgcccgtctcctccgtccttagtattcagtgaacgcccgtctcctccgtcctcagtattcagtgaacgcccgtctcctctgtcctcagtattcagtgaccaccagtctcctccatccttagtattcggtgacagcccgtctcctccgtcctcagtgactgcccgtcgcctctgtcctcagtattcggtgaccgcctgtctcctccatccttagtattcGGTGACAGCCCGTCTCCTCCGCCCTCAGTGACTGCCTgtcgcctctgtcctcagtattcggtgaccgccagtCATCTCTGTCCTCAGTGACCGCCGgttgcctccgtcctcagtatatGTAGGCGCCTGTGCGTGTTTACACCTTGGGGctccatgtatgtgtatataatgcgCGGTATTTCTCCAGTGTATATATGATGGGGGCAGTATTGATCCTGGAGTTTCTCTGCCCCTTGTAGCTGGTTCTGGCGGGAGCCGTGGACCCCGGAGTTTTTGGGAACTGGAGCGCTGCAGTGAGTGAGATAAAGGTTTTCAGCTGCGAGAAGGAGGCGGCTGAGGACGGTAAGGAACGCTGGGCGGTTGTACGTGTTGGGGTGAAGCAGATTTGTATTTATCGTTATTGTTTTTCTGGATTTTCAGCGCCGGTGACTTGTAATTTTGAGACCGGGCCGTGCGGTTGGCATCAAGATACAAGAGACGAGATTGACTGGGAGACGGGCACTTTATCCGACCACACAACAGGGCAGGGTGAGCTGCTCCGCCGCCGGCCCGTCTGTCCACTCCGGATGGTTGTGGCCGCACTAAGCTTCTTTCTTCCGCAGGTGGTTATATGTTTGTGGCTGGGGGGTCTCGCTCGGATCGTGGTACGAAGGCTCGTCTGTTGTCCTACCCCAAATCTGTGGCATCTGACACCTCCTGCCTGTCCTTCTACTACAGAATGTTTGGCCCtgacacaggtgaggatgttacgccCCGGCTTGcgtggggtgcacaaacttttgctgACCGCAGTAGTCTTGTCAGATGTCAGTCTGCAATGAAGAAACAAGGCGGACCGCCATACAGTCACTAATAAATCCTTTATTTCTGGGGGGAATCCAGGCACCCTAAACCTGTACAGCAAATATGACGGAGGGGAAGAAAAGTTACTCTGGACGAGCACGGGAACCCGAGGGAATCGGTGGCACCAGGAAATGGTGACACTCACAAGCAAGAAGTACGAGGTACGTGACCGGGAGGCGCATTCTTGGCACATGGTCCTGTGCCGCCGAGGACGTGGTGCCCCGATCTATTACAGGTCATTATACTGATCTTCATTCATGTCTCAGCTCATCTTCGAGGTGGTGCGTGACGGCTCCATCGGCCACATCGCCATCGATGACATCACGGTGATGAGCGGCCCCTGCGCTGCGCCCACCCGCTGCTCTTTTGAGGCTGGATCCTGCGGCTTTTCCTCCGAGGGGACATATAAGTGGCAGTTACACCAGAACGTCCCCTTCAGCCACCAGCCGGGCCCGTCCTACGATCACACCCTGCAGAGCTTTACAGGTACGAGCTGCGCCTGCGCAGACGGTGGCTGAGCGGCACAGACACAGCTATATATGTATGTTGGTATCCGCAGGGCACTACATGGCGGTGGACACCAGCAACGGTAACCTGCCCAAGAAGTCGTCTGCGCTTCTAACGTCCAGCGTGTACAATGCCCGGCCGCACCTCGGCTGCCTGAGCTTCTGGTACCAGATGGGGGGCACCAGCCCAGGTCAGTACACGAGCTGCGGGCACACGATCACCCCCGGCTGGCACCATATCAATGGTAATATCGTACGTGTGTCTGTGTGAATTCGGCAGGAACGTTCATCGTGTCTATTGAGGATGACAATGGAAAGAAGAAAGTTAAGAGAGAAATTCTGCGGATCTCAGATGCAAAACCAGGCAGCTGGCGGTACGGGAGCGCAGCTCTGCAGGCCGAGGTGCAATGGAAGGTAATGCAGATGCAGAGCATCCATCTGGCAGGTTCAGCGCCACCTCCGGCTACAGGTGGCTCCTGGTGGAGCAGGTTAATAAAGTTGAGCTGCAGTAGCAGAAACCATCTATAGATCTGTTGTGGCACAGTTTAATATTGGACGGCAGCTTGAAATAATGAGATGGAAGTGCAACCGGCCATCCGGTGACAGTGTACAGGAACAGCTGTATCCGTTCCTTCGTTGGGCGCCGACACCGTCCGCTCCCTCGTTGGGCGCCGACACCGTCCGCTCCCTCGTTGGGCACCGACTCAGTCCGCTCCCTCGTTGGGCGCCGACTCCCGTCCGCTCCCTCGTTGGGCGCTGACTCAGTCCTCCTTCTTGTAGTTGCTCTTGGAGGCGGTTGGTGCAGGGGGAGATCGTTCTTACATCGCTGTGGACGACATTCACATCGCCCATCACTCCTGTCCAGAATCAGGTACCGTATCCATCGTCATACAGGTACTCTCGTCCATTCATCATGGGCACTCCCACTGATGAGGCAGTGGCACTATCTGGTAATACTGTGAGTCTTCACTGCCATAAACTGTTCTCTTTTGCAGCATCTTGTGACTTTGAATCGGGGTCGTGTTCTTGGAGCAATGTCCACATTCCCTTCATGGATACATACGACTGGGACTGGACGAACGGAGGAGCCATAAACAAGCCGAGCGCTGCTCCGGAGAAGGATCACAGCCTGGGCTCTGCAGAGGGTGAGGTGCACAGCCTAGTGAGAGCAATCTAGAGAGCCCCTTTAATATCTGACCCCACAATGTAATGATCCGGCAGGACACTACGCCTTTGTGGACACGGGGGCGCTGCATGCCGAGGGGACATCCGCCTGGCTGCTCAGTGAGCACCTGTCAGCGACTGCGGGATCCTGCTTCACCTTCTCCTACCGCACAGACTCCTCGGACCATTACCGTAAGTCACGTGCACTAGTGGTCGGCCTCCATTACCCACTATAACCATCCACAGCACGGTTCCAGGCTGTGACTCCTAACCTGACGTCCTACCCTGTACCAGATTTGGCACTACTCGTTTCCTCTTTTGTTTGCAGATCTGGGGGAGATGGTCCTGTATGTGACCGGAGCTCAGGGGCTGCTGCCCGTATGGGCACTACACGGGTATCACAGCGGAGACTGGCAGGAAGAGAAGCTGCAGCTGAACAGCACCGGGGAGTTTCAGGTAGGCTGGCCGGTGCAGTCCtgcagcaggggggccggtgcgctCAGCCAACGTCCTGCAGCAGCCGGGCCGGTGCGCTCAGCCAACGTCCTGCAGCAGCCGGGCCGGTGCGCTCAGCCAACGTCCTGCAGCAGCCGGGCCGGTGCGCTCAGCCAACGTCCTGCAGCAGCCGGGCCGGTGCGCTCAGCCAACGCCCTGCAGCAGCCGGGCCGGTGCGCTCAGCCAACGCCCTGCAGCAGCCGGGCCGGTGCGCTCAGCCAACGTCCTGCAGCAGCCGGGCCGGTGCGCTCAGCCAAcgtcctgcagcagctgggccggtgCGCTCAGCCAACGTCCTGCAGCAGCCGGGCCGGTGCGCTCAGCCGGCAGCCAACGTCCTGCAGCAGCCGGGCCGGTGCGGTCAGGCAACGTCCTCCAGCAGCCGGGCCGGTGTGGTCAGCCGGCAGCAGCTCACGTTCTTTCTCTTTACAGATTATATTTGAGGCAGTGAAGGGCAGTCGCCCACACTCTGCCGTCATCTCTCTGGATGACCTGACGTACACCCCGGACAGGCTCTGCAGCAGTGTCGTAGAGACTCCAAAAGGTAAGCACCCACCCCGAGGATGCTCATTTCCAGTACAGTCACTAATATAAGCCAGGCCCCTTCCCCACCGCAGTATGGatggctggcagcgctgtcatctgcCGCAGTGCCCACTCACTATAGTTCTAAATACTGATGGTTCACCTTCCGGCCGAGCTCTCAGCAGAACGTGTTCTTTCAGGTAAAGACAATTCGGGTCGGACCTGGGCCATCGTCATCGGAGTGCTCATCGCCGCGCTGTGTCTGCTGCTCGTCTTCCTCCTGTACCGCAGATGGAGGAGGAATAGGCTCGCCGATCCATCACTGCCGGAAGAAGCCGACGACATCGAGGGTTTCGATAACGTGTCGTATGATATCGACTCTTCAGAGGGTTGAGAAAACCAAAATATGCTGCAAAATCAGTCCATGCTTTACTGTCCAATAAATCCTGTCTATGGAAAGCGTCTCTTATTGTGCAGCAGATCCACCCGTCCACCCACAAATCACCGGGGTCCTAATGCCATACAGCGAGCTCCATCCTAACTCCCACTCACTACCAGGGggcgttatgattcagtgaccgaggaggataaaaaaaaaaagggagggcaaaaactaggaaatccagagaatcaccagagtggttggaaactcagctgactgcagacctcacactgacgacacaactagaagtagccatggaacgagcctacaatgacctggtcgcctcgacacagccggagaactaattcttCCTAAAGGAAGAAAAATACCGATAgcaaatctgcctcagagcagttcccaaagatatagagagcccccaaacatataaagccggggagacaagatgaaacacagtacacaggcagaaaacagattcagcaaagatgaggcccaaactagctATATAGCAAAGGACAGAAAAGAACACTGTCTGTAGCCGTGCAGTaccctaaaaaaaaaccaaaaaacacctGATGGGAAAAAAGCTGAGACCACacgatctctcccccactatatcagtactctagtgttactgggatccaagcaaaacactaatataggaggaaggactgaaattagtaccaagcatgataAAACACAAATATATTGCATAATATGGAGCAAAGTACACAGACATTACCAGCAGGCAAAGATCCAACTCCACAGGCGAAAAATCAGGAGACAAGCCTTAGTACCTTCAAAATAAACAGGAAAAtggaaacaaaaccagcagaggtacaaagagcaACTTATCTGTTAGGAGCTCAGgtagaaacagaagatagggcagacttcagaatgtccacagcaccacaggagaccaCATTGATCACCGGCACAGACCAAGAGATAACTACTGTTATACAGGCCCAGTCTAAACAACCTGATTGCCAATcaccatcagctgtctggcttctgttaagcagaccaactccactaccagcactggGCACAATAGGGAGTCCCAAaccagaacccagtccaaatgtgttcacaactgtgataccaatgtgatatgactgaagtttgaatgtaattagataggaatcataatcataagataggagtgatcccagatattatttgatccatcaataattcagtatcaaagaagatgtcctttggataatatttcactaataccAAGTAATACATGTCACACAGGTTTCTGAAGCAGTTTTGAAGATAaaagaagtaacatttacagttccacttacaggaaacttgtggttagcgtaaagacaggttgaaggaagtttgcatatgaaatttacggctcattgcaatatttcgctaacactatggccgaccacagttggtcagttgaccactggctaaatgtgcaggaaatgtgcaggaagctactggtgcccacagcagcttgtggtcaagttacatgaacatgactcagctgtcatatgctggtgaccatgtaaacccaacctacaatattttcctataaaaaatacaccgaactcgcttaatgttagggaaataccttccaggacattgaagtgtacgtacgcactgttcctgtgatgccatgccaagatgccatgttgattccttatcattaactcgagttccctccgatgtgaaaggattgctacaacataacggtaatgttgatgcatatttctgttattgtataagtttctatgactatagttcttatgcctatgtaccattgactatatatatattcatgtgctattaaaataaatagtatcttgctataaagaatattagtattcgtgcctgattaggatatcagtgagcgcttcgtaagtacgggctttcagcccccttcttagtagaatttagcaagacataaattggcgtagtcggcaggattacttctattagaagtaatttaacaaatttttgtaatttagaaattaaaaacatatatttggcaaatttccagatatttttcaatctttttgcatagtgtcaaaatgttcagaaaacgtaaggataatgttaaggaggttgttgtggagatccccacctggattgaggctccctacaatcttatagcacatgaattggtcaattgtggattggcagaacaatggcagaataagcttaagggttgtgtacctactgatgttgtgaatgtactcggtagtgaccctgtgaaaacaggtgatgtagtgtcttgtggattggcagaacaatggcagaataagcttaagggttgtgtacctactgatgttgtgaatgtactcagtagtgcccctgtgaaaacaggtgatgtagtgtcttgtggattggtagaacaatggcaggacaagcttatgggtagtgaagctactgatgttgtgaatgtactcagtggtgcccctgtgaaagcaggtgatgtagtgtctttagcacggcacaa is part of the Anomaloglossus baeobatrachus isolate aAnoBae1 chromosome 9, aAnoBae1.hap1, whole genome shotgun sequence genome and encodes:
- the MAMDC4 gene encoding LOW QUALITY PROTEIN: apical endosomal glycoprotein (The sequence of the model RefSeq protein was modified relative to this genomic sequence to represent the inferred CDS: inserted 1 base in 1 codon; deleted 4 bases in 4 codons), producing the protein MRRAHITLLLLALLSAAGPSSSSSCDGRTEARCNFLCDCWDCADERGCGYHRDSPVWGRPFSCDFEHDDCGWRDISTSDYRWVRDQWSSPVWRSRPHSDHTLSNRWGWFMMAEGQSGKSAVSARLQSPVMRDAAATCEVHVHYHMFSADSPQVNGSLSLQLADQTQTYTAWESGRSSANSWRTAVLYTXRIPGEFQIIVTASREALSRGELAVDDLEFRHCSLQALQAVCGHGQERCVRGSCVDAGARCDGTDDCGDGSDEVGCDTFQSCSFEKDPCTWNSTWERVDGYNGEPERDHSTNSRAGFFLRAPQSGAHRLEAPPVRADGTDPCYLVFYYYMDGSDVASLSVGYRLTGSEQKDNVELKLLGRRGALWIREKVSFPPSNQSFQVFIEGSGDGAAGVLAVDDLILSPGCAVKNESAGSVKSSARLDGAVRSVREACTPANRSSVVGWTDVSIGAYKWGLSTTGPPLTLLKAEGNLKTDAVSLSPVLCPAAPSCINMTYYLHTGPAGFVSLSVWDPQLDAHSHVWQSRGEKSKEWTTVLIRLREQPQNFQLVLAGAVDPGVFGNWSAAVSEIKVFSCEKEAAEDAPVTCNFETGPCGWHQDTRDEIDWETGTLSDHTTGQGGYMFVAGGSRSDRGTKARLLSYPKSVASDTSCLSFYYRMFGPDTGTLNLYSKYDGGEEKLLWTSTGTRGNRWHQEMVTLTSKKYELIFEVVRDGSIGHIAIDDITVMSGPCAAPTRCSFEAGSCGFSSEGTYKWQLHQNVPFSHQPGPSYDHTLQSFTGHYMAVDTSNGNLPKKSSALLTSSVYNARPHLGCLSFWYQMGGTSPGTFIVSIEDDNGKKKVKREILRISDAKPGSWRYGSAALQAEVQWKLLLEAVGAGGDRSYIAVDDIHIAHHSCPESASCDFESGSCSWSNVHIPFMDTYDWDWTNGGAINKPSAAPEKDHSLGSAEGHYAFVDTGALHAEGTSAWLLSEHLSATAGSCFTFSYRTDSSDHYHLGEMVLYVTGAQGLLPVWALHGYHSGDWQEEKLQLNSTGEFQIIFEAVKGSRPHSAVISLDDLTYTPDRLCSSVVETPKGKDNSGRTWAIVIGVLIAALCLLLVFLLYRRWRRNRLADPSLPEEADDIEGFDNVSYDIDSSEG